In Dolichospermum flos-aquae CCAP 1403/13F, the following proteins share a genomic window:
- a CDS encoding efflux RND transporter permease subunit: MQQANTNNGFSLSAISIRQHIGTLMLTLAVIVMGVFFTLRLPVDLLPSITYPRIGVRIEAPGISPEVAVDEITKPLEESFSATEGVLQVFSQTREGNINLDLYFQPGGNIDQALNDATATFNRARNRLPDTIGEPRIFKIDPSQLPVYEFAITSPTLKGVDLRIFAEEELARELNVVPGVAVVDVSGGVQEEVQVNLNLERLQSLGVGLNDVLNELKNRNQDISGGRILGQNSEALTRTVGRFKNAEEINNLLFEVSVPNSNIKNRVYLRDFAEVIDGAENQRIYVLLNGEESVKVSVQKQPDANTVSVVDSVKKRLEELQKSGLIPREATLTPTLDESKFIRNSLADVTNAAVSGALLAAAAVLLFLGSLRQAFIISLSIPLCTLAALILMKQFNLSLNVFSLGGLALGIGQAIDTSVVILENIAVNTENTFGKSNLTRLTPERMIETAIASSQEVESSLIASTAANLISVLPFLFIGGFISLLFNELILTISFAVGASLLVALTLVPMLASRLFAIKWSSRINEFWLLRQFNRNLAAATNGYARNLNWAVQHRLLIIAIAIIILGGSSMWMAPQIPQQILPRINTGQASLFAQFPPGTPLETNQKVMKAVDEILRNQPETEYVFSTIGGFLFGSNTNSNPLRSSSTITLKSGSNVDKFVERVTDKLKKLNLVDIRLRLFAGQVRGLILNNSPVRNADIDIILQGNDAQTLEATGRQILATLDEQITSVRFRPDADSRQPEIQILPDWERVANVGLNAKDIGDTIQTAITGSIPTQLQRDNRLVDVRVQLNEALLQTTSQLERLPLFVDDNHQIRLSDVAQISTGKAPGEIQRINQRRVFLIAGNLTEGASLGSAISQVNQVLSSLDLPEGISILPSAAIESNQQLQQSLLLLGGLSAFLVFVVMAVQYNSIIDPLVIIFTIPLALAGGIFGLYITKTAIGATVIVGAVLLIGIVVNNAIIMIELANQLREQEKIDRRTAILQAAPQRLRPILMTTITTVLGLFPLALGIGEGSEFLQPLGIVVFSGLSLATLLTLFIIPCFYTLLHDALNIRWVRPILIRLSRWRKFSNL, encoded by the coding sequence ATGCAACAAGCAAATACAAATAATGGATTTAGTTTGAGTGCTATTTCCATTCGCCAACATATTGGCACACTCATGTTAACCTTAGCTGTGATAGTCATGGGTGTATTTTTCACCCTCCGATTACCAGTAGATTTATTACCATCAATTACCTATCCTCGGATTGGTGTCCGCATAGAAGCACCGGGAATTTCTCCAGAAGTAGCAGTAGATGAAATTACTAAACCTCTAGAAGAATCTTTTAGTGCAACGGAAGGAGTATTACAAGTTTTTTCCCAAACCCGTGAAGGGAACATCAATTTAGATTTATATTTCCAACCAGGGGGAAATATTGATCAAGCATTGAATGATGCTACAGCTACCTTTAATCGTGCTAGAAATAGATTACCAGATACAATTGGCGAACCGCGCATATTCAAAATCGATCCTTCTCAATTACCAGTTTATGAATTTGCCATTACTTCACCTACTCTTAAAGGTGTGGATTTGCGGATATTTGCCGAAGAAGAATTAGCGCGGGAATTAAATGTAGTTCCAGGAGTGGCGGTAGTAGATGTATCAGGAGGAGTTCAGGAAGAAGTTCAGGTAAATCTTAATTTAGAAAGATTGCAATCTTTAGGTGTTGGTTTAAATGACGTTCTCAATGAATTAAAAAACCGGAATCAAGATATTTCTGGAGGTCGAATTTTAGGGCAAAATTCCGAAGCTTTAACCCGAACTGTGGGACGTTTCAAAAATGCGGAAGAAATTAATAATCTGTTATTTGAGGTTTCTGTTCCTAACTCTAATATTAAAAATCGCGTTTACCTGCGGGACTTTGCCGAAGTTATTGATGGTGCAGAAAATCAACGGATATATGTTTTATTGAATGGAGAAGAATCAGTAAAAGTCAGTGTTCAAAAACAACCAGATGCTAATACCGTGAGTGTAGTTGATAGTGTCAAAAAACGATTAGAAGAACTCCAGAAATCTGGTTTAATTCCGCGAGAAGCAACCCTAACACCAACATTAGATGAGTCAAAATTTATCCGCAATTCCTTAGCTGATGTTACTAATGCTGCGGTTTCTGGAGCTTTATTGGCAGCAGCAGCGGTATTGTTATTTCTAGGTTCGTTGCGGCAAGCGTTCATTATTTCGTTGTCAATTCCTCTGTGTACCCTGGCAGCACTGATTTTAATGAAACAGTTTAACCTATCTTTAAATGTGTTTAGTTTAGGGGGTTTAGCACTGGGAATTGGGCAAGCAATTGACACTTCAGTGGTGATTTTAGAAAATATTGCAGTTAATACTGAAAATACTTTTGGCAAGTCCAATTTAACTAGATTAACACCTGAGCGGATGATTGAAACAGCGATCGCTTCTTCTCAAGAGGTAGAATCATCGTTAATTGCCTCAACTGCTGCCAATTTAATCTCTGTCTTGCCATTTTTGTTCATCGGCGGATTTATCTCATTACTATTTAATGAGTTAATTTTGACCATCAGTTTTGCTGTTGGTGCTTCCCTGCTAGTTGCCCTCACCTTAGTACCAATGTTAGCTTCTCGGTTATTTGCGATTAAATGGTCAAGTCGCATTAATGAGTTTTGGCTATTGCGGCAGTTTAATCGCAACTTAGCCGCCGCCACAAATGGTTATGCTAGAAATTTAAATTGGGCAGTGCAGCATAGATTATTAATCATTGCGATCGCTATTATTATCTTAGGTGGTAGTAGTATGTGGATGGCTCCTCAAATTCCCCAGCAAATACTTCCCCGTATCAACACCGGACAAGCATCTTTATTCGCTCAATTTCCCCCCGGTACACCCCTAGAAACAAACCAAAAAGTTATGAAAGCGGTAGATGAAATTCTCCGCAACCAACCAGAAACAGAATATGTATTTTCGACAATTGGTGGTTTTCTTTTTGGCAGTAATACCAACTCTAACCCTTTGCGAAGTTCTAGTACCATTACTCTCAAATCAGGCAGTAATGTAGATAAATTTGTAGAAAGAGTTACCGATAAACTCAAAAAACTCAATTTAGTAGATATTCGTCTACGTCTTTTTGCTGGGCAAGTTCGCGGTTTAATTCTTAATAACTCTCCAGTGCGAAATGCTGATATTGATATCATTCTCCAAGGCAATGATGCACAAACTTTAGAAGCAACTGGTCGGCAAATTTTAGCAACTTTAGATGAGCAAATTACCTCAGTGAGATTCCGTCCTGATGCCGATAGTCGGCAACCGGAAATTCAAATTTTACCAGACTGGGAACGAGTTGCCAATGTGGGTCTAAATGCTAAAGATATTGGCGACACAATTCAAACTGCAATTACAGGTAGTATTCCTACTCAATTACAACGCGATAATCGTTTAGTAGATGTGCGAGTGCAATTAAATGAAGCATTATTACAAACGACTTCCCAATTAGAAAGATTACCTTTATTTGTAGATGACAATCATCAAATTCGCTTGAGTGATGTTGCTCAAATTTCCACAGGTAAAGCACCAGGAGAAATTCAGCGCATTAACCAAAGACGAGTATTTTTAATTGCGGGAAATTTAACAGAAGGCGCTAGTCTTGGTTCAGCCATTTCCCAAGTAAATCAAGTCCTCAGCAGTCTAGATTTACCTGAAGGTATTAGCATTTTACCCAGTGCAGCCATTGAATCTAATCAACAATTGCAACAATCTCTACTACTTTTAGGAGGATTGTCCGCCTTTTTAGTATTTGTGGTCATGGCAGTACAATACAACTCCATTATTGATCCATTAGTGATTATTTTCACTATTCCTCTAGCATTAGCTGGGGGTATTTTCGGTCTTTACATCACTAAAACTGCCATTGGCGCAACAGTGATAGTTGGTGCGGTCTTATTAATCGGTATTGTTGTTAACAACGCCATTATCATGATCGAACTGGCGAACCAACTTCGAGAACAAGAAAAAATTGACCGTCGCACCGCTATTTTACAAGCTGCACCCCAACGCCTCAGACCAATCTTAATGACCACTATTACCACTGTTTTAGGTCTGTTTCCCTTGGCTTTAGGAATTGGGGAAGGGTCAGAATTTCTGCAACCCTTGGGAATAGTCGTCTTTTCCGGGCTATCCTTAGCTACACTACTAACCCTATTTATTATTCCTTGCTTCTATACATTGCTACATGATGCACTCAATATCCGATGGGTAAGACCAATATTAATCAGGTTGAGTAGATGGAGAAAATTCAGCAATCTCTAA
- a CDS encoding glycosyltransferase, translated as MRIIHILNHVQEIGNGIVNVAVDLACLQSQSGDDVAVISAGGGYEKLLNQFGVKHYEINQSRQPINIIRAAVAYRKIVQEFQPDIVHAHMMTGVVLARALRWENRYILVATVHNEFQPSSLLMGLADRVIAVSKAVKNSMVQRGIPKQKLRVICNGTLGSPRTRKISDYQPLSLQSPAIATVAGMYKRKGITELIAAFEEIAQDFPQVHLYLVGNGPDKQIFESQAQATAVSHRIHFEGFQPEPQRYLLACDIFVLASHRDPCPLVLSEAREAGLAIVATEVDGIPESLDNGKAGILVPAQDSHQLAKALIKLLSDANILQEWKQRSQDNLEWLNVSRVHQETLAVYEELEIAEFSPSTQPD; from the coding sequence ATGCGAATCATACATATATTAAATCATGTCCAGGAAATCGGTAATGGTATTGTTAATGTAGCTGTGGATCTCGCTTGTTTACAATCCCAATCTGGTGATGATGTGGCGGTAATTTCAGCGGGAGGGGGATACGAAAAATTATTAAATCAATTTGGTGTTAAACATTACGAAATTAACCAAAGTCGTCAGCCAATAAATATAATTAGGGCAGCAGTAGCTTATCGGAAAATTGTGCAAGAATTTCAACCAGATATAGTTCATGCTCACATGATGACTGGTGTGGTGTTAGCGCGGGCTTTGAGATGGGAAAATAGATATATTTTAGTGGCTACTGTCCATAATGAATTTCAACCTAGTAGCCTATTGATGGGTTTAGCAGACCGAGTAATTGCTGTTAGTAAGGCTGTCAAAAATTCGATGGTACAACGGGGAATCCCCAAACAAAAATTACGGGTAATTTGTAATGGGACATTGGGTAGTCCTCGGACTCGGAAAATATCCGATTATCAACCTTTAAGTTTACAAAGTCCAGCGATAGCCACCGTAGCAGGAATGTATAAAAGAAAGGGCATCACTGAATTAATTGCGGCTTTTGAAGAAATTGCTCAGGATTTTCCCCAAGTACATTTATATTTGGTGGGAAATGGTCCAGATAAACAAATATTTGAGTCTCAAGCCCAAGCAACGGCTGTTAGTCATCGGATTCACTTTGAAGGGTTTCAGCCTGAACCCCAACGTTATTTACTAGCTTGTGATATTTTTGTCTTGGCTTCCCACCGTGATCCCTGTCCCTTGGTGCTTTCAGAAGCGAGGGAAGCAGGGTTGGCGATTGTGGCCACTGAGGTAGATGGTATTCCAGAGTCCTTGGATAATGGTAAAGCGGGGATATTAGTGCCGGCGCAGGATAGTCATCAGTTGGCTAAGGCATTAATAAAATTATTGAGTGATGCAAATATACTTCAGGAATGGAAACAGCGATCGCAGGACAATTTAGAATGGTTAAATGTTTCCCGTGTACACCAAGAAACATTGGCTGTATATGAAGAATTAGAGATTGCTGAATTTTCTCCATCTACTCAACCTGATTAA
- a CDS encoding efflux RND transporter periplasmic adaptor subunit: protein MILDRRMLVLAQRIFTPSMLGIALLTASCGSLPKESAEAQSQRPQRESRETAVDVAIARTNSFSPQPEYIGNTAPFRIVSVRSQVEGRLIALNLDIGDTVQRGKIISQLDDTLLLTAVKQAEAQLATTESEVARAQTQVSNALAQVETARLELVQAQADSRRLTQLYKEGAIAQQNAQQAQTKARTAAQALRAATAQVSTEKQAVAAAQGRVFAQKAAVSAAEERRSYARLISPITGVVTEKVTEPGNLLQPGSEVLKVADFSRVKVVAQVSELELGKIQVGQSVEIKLDAFPDEKFTGKVSRISPTADTTARLIPIEIVMPNIGGKIGSGLLARVSFNSQTKQRVVVPETAISSQDKKPQLENTNSTLFVVEKTDKKTTVKERPVSLGKIANGKIEILSGLQPGESYVVRSSKPLKDGAVVKLSMLSEK from the coding sequence ATGATTTTGGATAGAAGAATGTTAGTTCTAGCACAACGTATATTTACGCCATCAATGTTAGGAATAGCACTATTAACAGCCAGTTGTGGTTCATTGCCAAAAGAATCAGCGGAAGCACAATCCCAAAGACCCCAAAGAGAGAGCCGAGAAACTGCTGTAGATGTAGCGATCGCTCGCACTAATTCTTTCAGCCCCCAACCAGAGTATATTGGTAATACTGCCCCTTTTCGGATTGTTTCTGTGCGATCGCAAGTCGAAGGCAGACTCATCGCTTTAAACTTAGATATTGGTGATACAGTCCAACGGGGTAAAATCATCAGTCAATTGGACGATACCCTCTTACTCACCGCAGTAAAACAAGCAGAAGCACAACTAGCCACCACTGAATCAGAAGTAGCCAGAGCGCAGACTCAAGTAAGTAATGCTCTCGCCCAAGTGGAAACAGCCCGACTAGAATTAGTCCAAGCACAGGCAGATTCCCGGAGATTAACACAATTATACAAAGAAGGGGCGATCGCCCAACAAAACGCCCAACAGGCACAAACCAAAGCCAGAACCGCCGCCCAAGCCCTCCGCGCTGCCACTGCACAAGTTAGTACAGAAAAGCAAGCCGTAGCCGCTGCCCAAGGTCGAGTATTTGCCCAAAAAGCAGCAGTGAGTGCAGCCGAAGAACGTCGTTCCTATGCCCGCTTAATTTCTCCAATTACCGGTGTAGTCACGGAAAAAGTCACAGAACCAGGAAATTTATTACAACCTGGGAGCGAAGTTTTAAAAGTTGCCGATTTTAGTCGTGTCAAAGTCGTCGCCCAAGTTTCGGAATTAGAATTAGGAAAAATTCAAGTTGGGCAATCTGTAGAAATTAAATTAGATGCTTTTCCTGATGAAAAATTTACTGGAAAAGTATCCCGCATTTCTCCTACCGCCGATACCACAGCCCGGTTAATCCCCATAGAAATTGTTATGCCCAACATTGGGGGGAAAATTGGTAGTGGGCTATTAGCAAGAGTTAGCTTTAACAGCCAAACAAAACAGCGTGTAGTTGTCCCAGAAACCGCAATTAGTAGTCAAGACAAAAAACCACAATTAGAAAATACTAACTCTACACTTTTCGTAGTTGAAAAAACAGATAAAAAAACTACAGTTAAAGAACGTCCAGTATCTTTAGGAAAAATCGCTAACGGCAAAATAGAAATTTTATCAGGCTTACAACCAGGAGAAAGTTATGTTGTTCGCAGTAGTAAACCATTGAAAGATGGCGCAGTTGTTAAATTATCAATGTTATCGGAAAAGTAG
- a CDS encoding AI-2E family transporter has protein sequence MRRSASLQTLLIYGLSGPIIALNIWLLSVLFRFFQNPITILSIAAILAFLLNYPVKLLEKVRITRTQAVIIVLLLTLTLFIVLGVTLVPMLIDQTIQLLNKIPDWLATSQANLDHLESLAKQRRLSIDLKLVTNQINANIQNLVQQIASGVVGFAGTLLSGILNVVLVIVLAFYMLIYGDRVWSGLVNLLPSNIGIPFSRSLQLNFQNFFLSQLLLGLFMVIALTPIFLFLKVPFALLFAIIIGISGLIPVVGATLGIGLVTMLVLIQNWWLAFPVATMAVIMQQIKDNLLAPKLMGNFIGLNPLWIFIAILMGFEIAGLLGTLVAVPIAGTIKGTFDAIKSSNHSDFVSNFRVNYGSEFEEDE, from the coding sequence ATGCGCCGTTCTGCTTCTCTGCAAACTCTATTAATTTATGGACTCAGTGGACCAATTATCGCCCTCAATATCTGGCTACTGTCTGTATTATTTCGTTTTTTCCAAAATCCAATTACTATTCTCAGTATTGCGGCAATTCTGGCTTTTTTACTGAATTACCCGGTTAAGTTACTTGAGAAAGTCAGAATTACCCGCACTCAAGCGGTAATCATTGTTTTACTACTAACTTTAACTTTGTTTATTGTTTTGGGTGTTACTCTCGTACCCATGCTAATTGACCAAACCATTCAACTTTTAAATAAGATTCCGGATTGGTTGGCGACTAGTCAAGCTAATTTAGATCACTTAGAAAGTTTAGCAAAGCAGCGGCGCTTATCTATAGACTTAAAGCTGGTAACAAATCAAATAAATGCTAATATTCAAAATCTGGTACAGCAAATAGCTTCAGGGGTAGTAGGATTTGCAGGAACACTATTATCAGGAATACTGAATGTAGTCTTAGTCATCGTTTTAGCTTTTTATATGCTTATATATGGCGATCGCGTTTGGTCTGGTTTAGTTAATCTGCTACCATCTAATATTGGTATTCCCTTTAGCCGATCATTGCAGTTAAATTTCCAAAACTTTTTCCTAAGCCAATTATTGCTGGGACTGTTCATGGTCATAGCCCTCACACCCATATTCTTATTTTTAAAAGTCCCATTTGCTCTCTTATTTGCCATTATAATTGGTATTTCTGGACTTATTCCCGTTGTTGGCGCAACTTTAGGCATTGGTTTAGTCACAATGTTAGTATTAATCCAAAATTGGTGGTTAGCCTTTCCAGTCGCTACAATGGCAGTTATCATGCAACAAATTAAAGATAATCTGTTAGCTCCAAAATTAATGGGTAATTTTATCGGACTCAACCCCCTGTGGATTTTTATCGCCATTTTAATGGGATTTGAAATTGCCGGATTATTAGGAACACTCGTTGCTGTGCCGATTGCTGGGACTATCAAAGGCACTTTTGATGCCATCAAAAGTAGTAACCATAGCGATTTTGTCTCAAATTTTCGAGTTAATTATGGCTCAGAATTTGAAGAAGATGAATAA
- a CDS encoding DUF2157 domain-containing protein — protein MQLNQPQENTNTETPQWGISLYFTFLIYALLTLLTRAIFIAGVNITQLGLAIGICGGLVIWLSEKNSSTNPSILWEELGRSLLLLGWLVSVITEPVQAIIVSILSLWVFSRRLQRYNLQKDFLAIFLIGLQTIWLGWRLIPNELKTLLISTATHLTNSQNEPWVLLSIALFPYIILMLWLTDKLHDQENQELADFGEYLTLFLGICLTIISLVNPTLRTANFLLSTITLATFIQRRAAFSPPFIYLTHGMGVLTLISSINWFLPSLNQEIWAGILLAIMIAEWGFSLGEGITRRSAWYIGLVLAAISFSLLWENSISNWQNQNSLGVIWLITPLALTGLAIRNTEPNRTTNRFLSVFAVGISQLLTLPLPGIRLIGLGVGIAVMLVHTRYLRNQIYAGIIIGFGLSFLTALLGEGVFGLIQLKISGWFVVTALTILSLWLWRGVLLRKGTELAIIYAAASDKWAISLCTIELSALTLHSSLIYQGTIKTEYFYIITTAIILGAIVYRSWGQSKEAAFYGIGWCLELLTAEILGFGEHSIIRIAIANIILGLTTQLFGEWWRRKHQLQTLPNSFHILPLIYGAFSVILRLNTFANFTGFCSLGVALIMIGVGRRREAFKPLLYFGIIGLSISAYELLFYQMSLSKGEALGDGLIAMSALGTSIMYAYRILTPWLINYLGLNSQELKNIAHLHWVWSSILFLFAMTLPIQINSSIVLGTGLFLVRYAIWQGKENSQETNQEIWVYLGLIEVGIIGIYLQNLPIGRLVFEQLLPWNGAISCLFAYFLYILPWQRLGWSKTPWQRTAYILPLIIVGTTGLTTYPITLIIVAAYYVFLANAATQIRFTYISLILIDWALFTWFNDLNFRDSLWYVIPIGLSLLYIAQIDEQLKLSTTKPLRHSLRMLGSGLICGWTILFYQNLPFIPGVFSLITIFAGLGLKVRAFLYVGTGTFLITSIYQLVIFSLSYSFLKWIVGLLVGILLIYIAANFETRRTQITALLRNISDEFANWD, from the coding sequence TTGCAATTAAACCAACCCCAAGAAAATACAAATACAGAAACTCCACAATGGGGAATTAGTTTATATTTTACTTTCCTGATTTACGCTTTATTAACTTTACTGACAAGGGCTATTTTTATAGCTGGAGTTAATATTACTCAATTAGGTTTAGCAATTGGGATTTGCGGTGGTTTAGTAATTTGGTTATCAGAAAAAAATTCTTCTACAAATCCTTCTATCCTTTGGGAAGAATTAGGAAGAAGTTTACTTTTATTAGGTTGGTTAGTTTCAGTCATAACAGAACCAGTCCAAGCTATAATAGTCAGCATTTTAAGTTTGTGGGTTTTTAGTCGTCGGTTACAAAGATATAATTTACAAAAAGATTTTTTAGCTATTTTCTTAATTGGGTTACAGACAATTTGGCTAGGTTGGAGATTAATTCCTAATGAATTAAAAACATTACTAATTAGCACCGCTACCCATTTAACCAATTCTCAAAATGAACCTTGGGTATTATTGAGTATTGCTTTATTTCCCTACATCATATTAATGTTATGGTTAACAGATAAATTACATGATCAAGAAAATCAAGAATTGGCAGATTTTGGAGAATATCTAACTTTATTTTTAGGGATTTGTTTAACAATAATTAGCTTAGTAAATCCGACATTAAGAACGGCTAATTTTTTATTATCTACTATTACTCTAGCCACATTTATTCAACGTCGTGCAGCTTTTTCTCCTCCCTTTATATACTTAACTCATGGTATGGGAGTATTGACGCTAATTTCTAGCATTAATTGGTTTTTACCAAGTTTAAATCAAGAAATTTGGGCTGGTATCTTATTAGCTATCATGATAGCTGAATGGGGATTTAGTCTTGGTGAAGGCATAACGCGACGGAGTGCATGGTATATTGGTTTAGTATTAGCTGCAATCAGTTTTTCTCTATTATGGGAAAATTCTATAAGTAATTGGCAAAATCAAAACTCTTTAGGCGTAATTTGGTTAATTACACCTTTAGCATTAACAGGTTTAGCTATTCGTAACACTGAACCAAATCGCACCACTAACAGGTTTTTAAGTGTCTTCGCTGTAGGGATTTCTCAATTATTAACTTTACCATTACCAGGAATAAGATTAATCGGTTTGGGTGTGGGTATAGCGGTAATGTTAGTCCATACTCGCTATTTAAGAAACCAAATATATGCAGGAATAATTATTGGTTTTGGATTAAGTTTCCTGACTGCATTATTAGGTGAAGGTGTATTTGGTTTAATCCAATTAAAAATATCAGGTTGGTTTGTCGTTACTGCATTAACAATACTGAGTTTATGGCTATGGCGTGGTGTACTTTTACGCAAAGGTACAGAATTGGCAATAATTTATGCAGCCGCAAGTGATAAATGGGCGATCTCATTATGTACAATAGAACTATCAGCCCTAACTTTGCACTCCAGCTTAATTTATCAAGGAACTATCAAAACCGAATATTTCTATATTATCACCACAGCCATAATTTTAGGGGCAATTGTCTATCGCAGTTGGGGACAATCTAAAGAAGCAGCATTTTATGGAATCGGTTGGTGTTTAGAATTATTAACAGCAGAAATCTTAGGATTTGGCGAACATTCAATCATTAGAATCGCCATAGCAAACATCATTCTCGGTTTAACAACTCAGCTATTTGGTGAATGGTGGCGACGCAAACATCAATTACAAACATTACCTAATAGTTTTCATATTCTCCCTCTAATATATGGTGCATTTAGCGTCATTTTGCGATTAAATACCTTTGCCAATTTTACAGGTTTTTGTTCCCTGGGTGTAGCCTTAATTATGATTGGGGTAGGAAGACGCAGGGAAGCATTTAAACCCCTCCTTTATTTTGGTATTATCGGCCTATCAATTTCCGCCTACGAACTCCTATTTTATCAAATGTCCCTATCTAAAGGAGAGGCTTTAGGTGATGGTTTAATTGCCATGTCAGCCCTTGGTACTAGCATCATGTATGCTTACCGTATCCTCACACCCTGGCTGATTAATTATCTGGGTTTAAATTCTCAAGAATTAAAAAATATTGCCCATCTTCATTGGGTTTGGAGTAGTATTTTATTCCTTTTTGCTATGACTTTACCTATCCAAATTAACTCGTCTATCGTATTAGGAACAGGATTATTTTTAGTTCGCTATGCGATTTGGCAAGGAAAAGAAAATTCCCAAGAAACAAATCAAGAAATCTGGGTTTATTTAGGTTTAATAGAAGTAGGAATTATTGGTATTTATTTACAAAATTTACCAATAGGGAGATTAGTATTTGAGCAATTACTACCTTGGAATGGGGCGATATCCTGCCTATTTGCCTACTTCCTATATATTCTACCTTGGCAAAGATTAGGTTGGTCAAAAACGCCTTGGCAACGCACAGCATACATTCTCCCATTAATTATTGTAGGAACAACGGGACTAACAACCTATCCTATTACTTTAATTATCGTTGCTGCTTACTACGTCTTTTTAGCTAACGCTGCCACACAAATCCGGTTTACATATATCAGTTTAATATTAATTGATTGGGCATTATTTACTTGGTTTAATGATTTAAACTTCAGAGATTCTCTTTGGTACGTTATACCAATTGGTTTATCTTTACTATATATTGCCCAAATAGATGAACAACTAAAATTATCAACAACCAAACCTCTCCGTCACAGTTTGCGAATGTTAGGAAGTGGTTTAATTTGCGGTTGGACAATTTTGTTTTATCAAAATCTGCCTTTTATCCCTGGTGTTTTTAGTCTGATTACTATTTTCGCTGGCTTAGGTTTAAAAGTCCGCGCTTTTCTTTATGTTGGTACAGGTACTTTTTTAATTACTAGCATTTACCAATTAGTAATTTTCAGTCTGAGTTATTCTTTCTTAAAATGGATTGTTGGTTTATTAGTTGGTATTTTGTTAATTTACATTGCTGCTAACTTTGAAACCCGACGCACTCAAATCACTGCCCTACTTCGCAATATTAGTGATGAATTTGCCAATTGGGATTGA
- the pdxH gene encoding pyridoxamine 5'-phosphate oxidase has protein sequence MDTSIADLRKDYTLQDLSEKEINPNPFTQFKIWFTQSLAAQLPEPNAMTLATCTADGQPSARMVLLKDFDERGFVLFTNYNSEKGQELAVNPHAALVFWWAELERQVRIVGTVEKISSAESDSYFEIRPAYSRLGAWASNQSEVIASREILEAQLQEFQLKYENQEVPRPPHWGGFRVIPQKIEFWQGRSSRLHDRLLYTRLNDEEWQIERLSP, from the coding sequence ATGGATACAAGCATAGCGGATCTTCGCAAAGACTACACATTACAAGATCTGAGTGAAAAAGAAATTAATCCAAATCCGTTTACACAATTTAAAATTTGGTTTACTCAGTCCTTAGCAGCCCAGCTACCTGAACCTAATGCTATGACTTTGGCTACCTGTACAGCAGATGGTCAGCCTTCGGCGAGAATGGTATTACTCAAAGATTTTGATGAACGGGGGTTTGTCTTATTTACTAATTACAATAGCGAAAAAGGACAGGAACTTGCGGTAAATCCCCATGCTGCTTTAGTTTTTTGGTGGGCTGAACTAGAACGTCAGGTGAGAATTGTGGGGACTGTGGAAAAAATTTCTTCAGCAGAATCTGATAGCTATTTTGAAATTCGTCCTGCATATAGTCGGCTAGGTGCTTGGGCTTCTAATCAAAGCGAAGTAATTGCAAGTAGAGAAATTTTAGAAGCACAATTACAGGAGTTTCAGCTTAAATATGAAAATCAGGAAGTTCCTCGTCCTCCTCATTGGGGTGGTTTTCGCGTGATTCCCCAAAAAATTGAGTTTTGGCAAGGAAGATCAAGTCGTTTACATGATCGCTTGCTATATACTCGTTTAAATGATGAAGAATGGCAAATTGAGCGGTTATCACCTTGA